A DNA window from Pithys albifrons albifrons isolate INPA30051 chromosome 7, PitAlb_v1, whole genome shotgun sequence contains the following coding sequences:
- the KIAA1143 gene encoding uncharacterized protein KIAA1143 homolog — MSKRNQVSYVRPAEPAFLSRFKRQVGYREGPTVDTKREQLPLADDDSDNGSDKEDEQPQVVTLKEGDLTAEEAMKIKQQIKEALKSNESDDEPEPADGKIMFRKPAKRSSEKCLDFNVSSSKKMKEAKKTKREANTSQSAAKQVKNSSLLSFDDEENDD; from the exons ATGAGCAAGAGGAACCAGGTCTCCTACGTGCGGCCGGCCGAGCCCGCCTTCCTCAGCCGCTTCAAGCGGCAGGTCGGGTATCGGGAGGGCCCCACGGTGGACACCAAG AGAGAGCAGCTCCCCCTTGCAGATGATGACAGTGACAATGGCAGTGACAAGGAGGATGAGCAGCCTCAAGTGGTAACGCTGAAGGAAGGGGACTTGACTGCCGAAGAAGCCATGAAAATTAAACAGCAAATCAAAGAGGCCCTAAAGTCAAATGAATCAG ATGATGAACCAGAACCTGCTGATGGAAAAATTATGTTTAGGAAACCAGCCAAACGTTCATCAGAGAAGTGTTTGGATTTCAATGTAAGTTCAAGTAAGAAGatgaaagaagcaaagaaaactaagagagaagCAAATACTTCTCAGAGTGCAGCTAAGCAAGTGAAAAACAGCAGTCTTCTCTCATTTGATGATGAGGAAAATGATGATTAG